The following are from one region of the Hymenobacter sp. YIM 151858-1 genome:
- a CDS encoding ABC transporter ATP-binding protein, which produces MELVIEHLSKTYPNGTKALNDVSLRIEPGMFGLLGPNGAGKSSLMRTISTLQEADSGSIRLGDIDVLNQPERVRQVLGYLPQEFGVYPKVTAAELLEHFAVLKGISNKSERRQVVDALLHQTNLYNVRNKNLGGYSGGMKQRFGIAQALLGNPRLIIVDEPTAGLDPTERNRFHNLLAEIGEDRIVILSTHIVSDVSDLCRQFAIINKGQVLYTGDPLQAIEEMRGQIWRRLIRKEELSSYQEQFSVISSRLFAGQTIIHVHSVAQPGNGFEGVEPTLEDVYFARIHAAEQVAAKPVVA; this is translated from the coding sequence ATGGAACTGGTCATCGAACACCTTTCCAAAACGTACCCCAACGGCACCAAAGCGCTCAACGATGTGTCGCTGCGCATCGAGCCGGGCATGTTTGGCTTGCTTGGCCCCAACGGCGCGGGCAAGTCGTCGCTGATGCGCACGATTTCGACCCTGCAGGAGGCCGATTCGGGCTCTATCCGCCTAGGTGACATTGACGTGCTGAACCAGCCAGAGCGCGTGCGCCAGGTACTTGGCTATTTGCCGCAGGAGTTTGGGGTGTACCCGAAAGTAACCGCCGCCGAGCTGCTCGAGCACTTTGCCGTGCTCAAGGGCATCAGCAACAAAAGCGAGCGGCGCCAAGTGGTTGATGCCTTGCTGCACCAAACCAACCTCTACAACGTGCGCAACAAAAACCTGGGCGGCTACTCGGGCGGCATGAAGCAGCGCTTCGGCATTGCGCAGGCGCTACTGGGCAACCCTAGGTTGATTATTGTGGACGAGCCCACGGCCGGCCTCGACCCTACCGAGCGCAACCGCTTTCATAACCTGCTGGCCGAAATCGGCGAAGACCGCATCGTGATCCTGAGCACGCACATCGTGTCCGATGTGTCGGATTTGTGCCGCCAGTTTGCCATTATCAACAAAGGCCAGGTGCTGTACACCGGCGACCCGCTGCAGGCCATCGAGGAAATGCGCGGGCAAATCTGGCGCCGCCTCATCCGCAAAGAGGAGCTCAGCAGCTACCAGGAGCAGTTCTCGGTGATTTCGTCGCGCTTGTTTGCCGGCCAAACCATTATTCACGTGCACAGCGTGGCGCAGCCCGGCAACGGCTTCGAGGGCGTAGAGCCCACGCTCGAAGACGTGTACTTCGCGCGCATTCATGCGGCCGAGCAAGTAGCCGCCAAACCGGTAGTAGCCTAA
- a CDS encoding MCP four helix bundle domain-containing protein yields MSPLHRIHHKAKPAFLFLVVLLVVLGSSIVEKRLMHNATTSAASLYNDRLLPATGLFQLNDLMYAKQQLLASYLGHPTAEQQRYATMQLAGRNVQIDSLVSRYEQTYLVVEENRVLQEFKRNLHRYNAHEKHLLAAANSPSAADVQQLAREFDTIHTELTKLSQIQLQVGQELSKSSATTESNATLLSNLQIAILIVFALAIQQVLLLDRHPLVPRDLKNFRLN; encoded by the coding sequence ATGAGCCCGCTCCATCGCATCCACCATAAAGCCAAGCCGGCCTTTCTGTTTCTTGTGGTGCTGCTTGTGGTGCTGGGCAGCAGCATCGTCGAGAAACGCCTGATGCACAATGCCACTACCTCGGCAGCTTCGTTGTACAACGACCGACTGCTACCCGCCACGGGCCTGTTTCAGCTCAACGACCTGATGTATGCCAAGCAGCAGTTGCTGGCCAGCTACCTAGGGCACCCCACCGCGGAGCAGCAGCGCTACGCCACCATGCAGCTGGCGGGCCGCAACGTGCAGATTGATTCGTTGGTGAGCCGCTACGAGCAAACCTACCTGGTAGTCGAGGAAAACCGCGTACTCCAGGAGTTCAAACGCAATTTGCACCGCTACAACGCCCACGAAAAACACTTGCTTGCGGCCGCCAACAGCCCATCGGCAGCCGATGTGCAGCAGCTCGCCCGCGAGTTCGACACCATTCACACCGAACTAACCAAGCTGAGCCAGATTCAGCTGCAGGTAGGCCAGGAGCTATCAAAGAGCTCGGCTACAACCGAGAGCAACGCCACCCTGCTCAGCAACCTGCAGATTGCCATTTTGATTGTTTTTGCCTTGGCAATTCAGCAAGTATTGCTGCTTGATCGGCACCCGCTGGTACCTAGGGACCTTAAGAACTTTCGGCTGAATTAA
- a CDS encoding sensor histidine kinase: MARFGFPQLPRLYVLLAACCWLLASSWGLAQNLTFRTLTSQNGLSENNVYAIAQDQRGFLWLATQDGLNRYDGASFRVFRSDPQVRGSLGSNFVLALAADSKGGMWVGTGGGGLACFDPLTERFRIYETGGPGTLADNFVRAVYADGQGRIWAGTEGGLHLLNPATGKFRLFKHGPGVSGSVRGNSIRSITQSTDGRVWVGTGEGRISYADERTGALVPLPNWQHGDAIKDLEPTQDNGLWVATEHMGLYYLGLSNNRQVHYQHEPGKEGSLPTDDIRNLLVDSQQRLWVGTSAGLCRYTARTGAFQVWHHQPNAPRGLPTDKVHSLFEDRSGLFWVGTEYGLSSFDPRPNAFAQPIPHRVTGSVWAIAEDARRNLWFGSEALGLHRLEPLTGRITTYRHNENDPESLPEDFIRALLPDRDGRLWIGTQSQGLACLDPATGRFRRFRHNPADPTSLSDDFIRCIYQDRQGRLWIGTEGGLNLFDPVSGRSAVYRHNPRDPRSLSSNFVRCVFQDKRGRMWVGVGGGGLSLFDPRTGHCRTFRANQTDPHSLSNNFVRCMLEDEQGRLWLGTEGGGLTCLVDAEKGRFVTYRERQGLPNNVIYGMSADGRGALWMATNKGIAQFMPSTGKFRTYDMRDGLPQDEHNAGAYLRTTDGRLLFGGPNGVVAFYPTAVRHNPVPPPVVLTRFRKFNQPAELDTSITESREIRLTPRDYLFSIEFAALNYRLPDKHRFMYKLENFDENWIDAGNQHQATYTNLDPGTYTFRVRAANNDGVWNPTGTALRLVVEPPWYQTWWFRILASWFVFGLLFLAYRVRVSQLLALERVRHNIARDLHDDMGSTLSSISILSQLARTHQQRGSVEQSSQLLEQIGESSRRMLDSMDDIVWAINPAHDSMESVTSRMRSFASDVLEARGIDFVFKVAPEVTEHRLPMRARREFFLLFKEAVNNLAKYSKAEFATIKLDYENRHLVLRVEDNGVGFDPNAPAQGGGNGMTNMRSRAAAIRASLQIDTAPGQGTKLELRVPMR; this comes from the coding sequence ATGGCGCGTTTTGGGTTTCCGCAGCTACCTAGGCTGTATGTTTTGCTGGCGGCGTGCTGCTGGTTGCTTGCCAGCTCGTGGGGGCTGGCCCAAAATCTCACGTTCCGAACCCTCACCTCACAAAACGGGCTGTCGGAAAACAACGTGTACGCCATAGCCCAGGACCAGCGCGGTTTTCTGTGGCTGGCCACCCAAGATGGCCTCAATCGCTACGATGGCGCTTCCTTCCGGGTGTTTCGCAGCGACCCGCAGGTGCGCGGCAGCCTCGGCAGCAACTTTGTGCTGGCCCTGGCCGCCGATAGCAAAGGCGGCATGTGGGTGGGCACCGGCGGGGGCGGCCTGGCCTGCTTCGACCCGCTAACCGAGCGTTTTCGCATCTACGAAACCGGCGGCCCCGGCACCCTGGCCGACAACTTTGTGCGCGCCGTGTACGCCGACGGCCAAGGCCGCATTTGGGCCGGCACCGAGGGCGGTTTGCACTTGCTGAACCCCGCTACGGGCAAGTTTCGGTTGTTTAAGCACGGGCCCGGCGTAAGCGGCAGCGTGCGCGGCAACTCCATCCGCAGCATCACCCAAAGCACCGACGGGCGTGTGTGGGTAGGCACCGGCGAGGGCCGCATCAGCTACGCCGACGAGCGCACCGGCGCGCTGGTGCCGCTGCCCAACTGGCAACACGGCGACGCCATTAAGGACCTGGAACCTACCCAAGACAACGGCCTGTGGGTTGCCACCGAGCATATGGGTTTGTACTACCTAGGGCTCAGCAACAACCGCCAGGTGCACTACCAGCACGAGCCCGGCAAGGAGGGTAGCTTGCCTACCGATGACATCCGCAACTTGCTGGTAGATAGCCAGCAGCGTTTGTGGGTGGGCACCTCGGCCGGCCTATGCCGCTACACCGCCCGCACAGGTGCCTTTCAGGTGTGGCACCACCAGCCAAACGCCCCGCGCGGGCTGCCCACCGACAAAGTGCATAGCCTGTTCGAGGACCGCTCGGGCTTGTTTTGGGTGGGTACGGAGTACGGGCTTTCCAGCTTCGACCCACGACCCAACGCCTTCGCGCAGCCCATTCCGCACCGCGTAACGGGGTCGGTTTGGGCCATTGCCGAAGATGCGCGCCGCAATCTGTGGTTTGGCTCCGAAGCCCTAGGTCTGCATCGGCTCGAACCCCTCACGGGCCGCATCACCACGTACCGGCACAACGAAAACGACCCCGAAAGCCTGCCCGAAGACTTTATTCGGGCGCTGCTGCCCGACCGCGACGGCCGCCTCTGGATAGGTACCCAAAGCCAGGGGCTGGCCTGCCTCGATCCGGCTACGGGCCGTTTCCGGCGCTTTCGCCACAACCCCGCCGACCCTACCAGCCTCTCCGACGACTTTATCCGCTGCATTTATCAGGACAGGCAGGGCCGCTTGTGGATAGGTACCGAAGGCGGCCTCAACCTCTTCGACCCCGTCAGCGGGCGCAGCGCCGTGTACCGGCACAACCCCCGCGACCCGCGCAGCCTCAGCAGCAACTTTGTGCGCTGCGTATTTCAGGATAAGCGCGGGCGCATGTGGGTGGGCGTGGGCGGCGGCGGGCTAAGCTTGTTTGATCCGCGCACGGGCCACTGCCGCACCTTCCGGGCCAACCAAACCGATCCGCACAGCCTTAGCAACAACTTTGTGCGCTGCATGCTCGAGGATGAGCAGGGCCGGCTGTGGCTCGGTACCGAAGGCGGCGGGCTCACCTGCCTAGTTGACGCCGAGAAGGGCCGCTTCGTGACGTACCGCGAGCGGCAGGGGCTGCCCAACAACGTCATCTACGGCATGTCGGCCGATGGCCGCGGCGCCCTCTGGATGGCCACCAACAAAGGCATTGCGCAGTTTATGCCGAGCACCGGCAAGTTCCGGACCTATGACATGCGCGACGGTTTGCCGCAAGACGAGCACAACGCCGGCGCCTACCTGCGCACCACCGATGGCCGCCTGCTGTTTGGCGGGCCCAACGGGGTAGTGGCCTTTTACCCCACCGCGGTGCGCCACAACCCGGTGCCGCCGCCGGTGGTGCTTACCCGGTTTCGCAAGTTCAACCAACCGGCCGAGCTGGATACCAGCATTACCGAAAGCCGCGAAATCCGCCTGACCCCACGCGACTACCTGTTCTCCATCGAGTTTGCGGCCCTCAACTACCGCTTGCCCGATAAGCACCGCTTCATGTACAAGCTGGAGAACTTCGACGAGAACTGGATCGACGCGGGCAACCAGCACCAGGCCACCTACACCAACCTCGACCCTGGCACCTACACCTTTCGGGTGCGCGCCGCCAACAACGATGGGGTATGGAACCCGACCGGCACCGCCCTGCGCCTGGTGGTAGAGCCGCCGTGGTACCAAACGTGGTGGTTCCGCATTCTGGCCAGCTGGTTTGTGTTCGGCTTGTTGTTTCTGGCCTACCGGGTGCGCGTAAGTCAGCTGCTGGCCCTGGAGCGGGTGCGCCACAACATTGCCCGCGACCTGCACGATGATATGGGCTCCACGCTCTCGTCCATCAGCATCCTGAGCCAGTTGGCCCGCACGCACCAGCAGCGGGGCAGCGTGGAGCAGTCGTCGCAGCTGCTCGAGCAAATCGGCGAATCGTCGCGGCGCATGCTCGATTCGATGGATGACATCGTGTGGGCCATCAACCCCGCCCACGACAGCATGGAGTCGGTTACCTCGCGCATGCGCTCCTTTGCCTCCGATGTGCTCGAGGCGCGCGGCATCGACTTTGTGTTTAAAGTAGCGCCCGAGGTTACCGAGCACCGCCTGCCCATGCGGGCGCGCCGCGAGTTTTTTCTGCTGTTTAAGGAGGCCGTAAACAACCTCGCCAAGTACTCCAAAGCCGAATTTGCCACGATCAAGCTCGACTACGAAAACCGCCACCTGGTGCTGCGCGTGGAGGACAACGGCGTGGGCTTCGACCCCAACGCGCCCGCGCAGGGCGGCGGCAACGGCATGACCAACATGCGCAGCCGCGCCGCTGCCATCCGGGCCAGCTTGCAGATTGATACGGCCCCCGGCCAGGGTACCAAGCTGGAGCTGCGCGTGCCGATGCGGTAG
- a CDS encoding response regulator, whose amino-acid sequence MEASTRVLIYEDNPDLRLSLSHLLGGTPGLELVGALGNCQQVETDIPRLKPDVVLMDIDMPGINGIEGLKRIKASQPKVSVVMLTVFEDNDRVFQAVCAGADGYLLKKTPPAKLLDAIGEVRAGGAPMTPAIARQVLRLFPKPTAPRQQEDSPANLSAREQEILGLLVEGYSYKMIAHDRGISLDTVRSHIKKIYEKLHVRSMTEAVSKALRQGLT is encoded by the coding sequence ATGGAAGCTTCTACCCGCGTACTCATTTACGAAGACAACCCCGACCTGCGCCTTAGCCTCAGCCACCTGCTAGGGGGCACGCCTGGCCTGGAGCTGGTAGGGGCCCTAGGTAACTGCCAGCAGGTAGAAACCGACATACCGCGCCTGAAGCCCGATGTGGTGCTGATGGACATCGACATGCCCGGCATCAACGGGATCGAAGGACTCAAGCGCATCAAGGCTTCGCAGCCGAAAGTGAGCGTGGTGATGCTGACGGTGTTCGAAGACAACGACCGGGTGTTTCAGGCCGTGTGCGCCGGTGCCGATGGCTACTTGCTGAAGAAAACACCCCCGGCCAAGCTGCTCGACGCCATTGGCGAGGTGCGCGCCGGCGGCGCCCCCATGACGCCGGCCATTGCCCGCCAGGTGCTGCGCCTGTTCCCGAAGCCCACCGCCCCGCGTCAGCAAGAAGACTCGCCGGCCAACCTAAGCGCCCGCGAGCAGGAAATTCTGGGGCTGCTGGTGGAGGGCTACAGCTACAAAATGATTGCCCACGACCGCGGCATTTCACTCGATACGGTTCGCTCGCACATCAAGAAAATTTACGAAAAGCTGCACGTGCGCTCCATGACGGAGGCCGTGAGCAAGGCCTTGCGCCAGGGCCTCACCTAG
- the aspS gene encoding aspartate--tRNA ligase yields the protein MLRTNTCGELRLENVGQTVTLCGWVQRTRDKGAVLYLDLRDRYGLTQVVFEQGVEAEELREQARDLGREFVVSITGRVAERYNKNPNLPTGDIEIRPETLQVLNPAKLPPFLIEDETDGGDDLRMKYRYLDLRRNPVRRNLELRHRLAQSVRRYLDNQGFLEVETPVLIKSTPEGARDFVVPSRMNPGQFYALPQSPQTFKQLLMVSGFDRYFQIVKCFRDEDLRADRQPEFTQIDCEMAFVTQEDILQTFEGMTRQMFVEVKGFDPGEFPRMTYADAMRLYGSDKPDTRFAMQFVELNDVVKGHGFPVFDSAELVVGINAATCATFTRKQLDELTDFVKRPQVGATGLVYARVEADGNVKSSVDKFYSQEVLQQWKAAFNANPGDLLLILAGPADKTRKALNELRLEMGQRLGLRNKEDFRPLWVVDFPLLEFNEEDGRYYAMHHPFTSPKPEDIPLLESNPGQVRANAYDLVINGTEIGGGSIRIHDRAVQASMFKLLGFSDEEAKAQFGFLLDAFEYGAPPHGGIAFGFDRLCSMFGGADSIRDFIAFPKNNSGRDVMIDSPSEISGAQLKELSIESKVEAAK from the coding sequence ATGCTTCGAACGAATACCTGCGGTGAACTCCGCCTAGAGAATGTTGGCCAAACCGTTACACTGTGCGGCTGGGTGCAGCGCACCCGCGACAAAGGCGCCGTGCTTTACCTGGATTTGCGCGACCGTTACGGCCTTACTCAGGTAGTATTTGAGCAAGGCGTTGAGGCCGAAGAGCTGCGCGAACAAGCCCGCGACCTAGGCCGCGAGTTTGTAGTGAGCATTACGGGCCGCGTAGCCGAGCGCTACAACAAGAACCCCAACCTGCCCACCGGCGACATCGAGATTCGCCCCGAAACGCTGCAGGTGCTCAACCCCGCCAAGCTGCCGCCCTTCCTCATCGAAGACGAAACCGACGGCGGCGACGACCTGCGCATGAAGTACCGCTACCTCGATTTGCGCCGCAACCCCGTGCGCCGCAACCTCGAGCTGCGCCACCGCCTGGCCCAGTCGGTGCGCCGGTACCTGGATAACCAAGGCTTCCTGGAAGTAGAAACCCCGGTGCTCATCAAGAGCACGCCCGAAGGTGCCCGCGATTTTGTGGTGCCCTCGCGCATGAACCCCGGCCAGTTCTACGCCCTGCCGCAGTCGCCCCAAACGTTTAAGCAGCTGCTGATGGTGTCGGGCTTCGATCGGTACTTCCAGATCGTGAAGTGCTTCCGCGACGAAGACCTGCGCGCCGACCGCCAGCCCGAGTTCACGCAGATTGACTGCGAAATGGCCTTCGTGACGCAGGAAGACATACTGCAGACCTTCGAGGGCATGACGCGCCAGATGTTTGTGGAGGTAAAAGGCTTCGACCCGGGCGAGTTCCCGCGCATGACCTACGCCGACGCCATGCGCCTCTACGGCTCCGACAAGCCCGACACGCGCTTTGCCATGCAGTTCGTGGAGCTGAACGACGTGGTAAAAGGCCACGGCTTCCCGGTGTTCGACAGCGCCGAGCTGGTAGTGGGCATCAACGCCGCCACCTGCGCTACTTTCACCCGCAAGCAGCTCGACGAGCTGACTGATTTCGTGAAGCGCCCGCAGGTAGGCGCCACCGGCCTGGTGTACGCCCGCGTAGAAGCCGACGGCAACGTGAAATCGTCGGTTGATAAGTTCTACTCGCAGGAAGTGCTGCAGCAGTGGAAAGCCGCCTTCAACGCCAACCCCGGTGACTTGCTGCTGATTTTGGCCGGCCCCGCCGACAAAACCCGCAAGGCCCTGAACGAGCTGCGCCTCGAAATGGGCCAGCGCCTAGGTCTGCGCAACAAAGAGGACTTCCGCCCGCTGTGGGTGGTCGATTTCCCGCTGCTCGAGTTCAACGAAGAGGATGGCCGCTACTACGCCATGCACCACCCCTTCACCTCGCCCAAGCCCGAGGACATTCCGCTGCTCGAAAGCAACCCCGGCCAGGTGCGCGCCAACGCCTACGACCTGGTGATTAACGGCACTGAAATCGGCGGCGGCTCCATCCGTATCCACGACCGTGCCGTGCAGGCCAGCATGTTCAAGCTCCTGGGTTTCTCCGACGAGGAAGCCAAGGCGCAGTTCGGCTTCCTGCTCGATGCCTTCGAGTACGGCGCTCCGCCCCACGGCGGCATCGCCTTCGGCTTCGACCGCCTGTGCTCCATGTTCGGCGGCGCCGACTCGATCCGCGACTTCATTGCCTTCCCAAAAAACAACTCTGGCCGCGATGTGATGATTGACTCGCCCTCGGAGATTTCGGGCGCGCAGCTTAAGGAGCTCAGCATTGAGTCGAAAGTGGAAGCGGCGAAGTAG